A single Corallococcus silvisoli DNA region contains:
- a CDS encoding phage holin family protein, whose amino-acid sequence MHVGGEQTERGVAALVGRMADGFSRLVTQHLQLARVELAEDAKAMGLDAASIAVFVPFLLVGYAFVCGALAALLAPWTGWAGALALVGALNLVGGGLGILRAVKRMQSRQMMDDSVSELSRSMAALTTARPPSPVAGVNTLKDTTAMAFKETRDGR is encoded by the coding sequence ATGCACGTGGGCGGTGAACAGACGGAACGCGGCGTGGCCGCGCTCGTCGGGCGCATGGCGGATGGCTTCAGTCGGTTGGTCACGCAGCACCTCCAGCTGGCGCGCGTGGAGCTGGCGGAGGATGCGAAGGCCATGGGCCTGGACGCGGCGAGCATCGCCGTGTTCGTGCCCTTCCTGCTCGTGGGCTACGCGTTCGTGTGCGGCGCGCTGGCGGCCCTCCTGGCGCCCTGGACGGGGTGGGCCGGAGCGCTGGCGCTGGTGGGCGCGTTGAACCTCGTGGGCGGTGGCCTGGGCATCCTGCGCGCGGTGAAGCGGATGCAATCGCGCCAGATGATGGACGACAGCGTGAGCGAGCTGTCCCGCAGCATGGCGGCGCTCACCACGGCGCGGCCCCCCTCGCCGGTGGCGGGGGTGAACACGCTGAAGGACACGACGGCGATGGCCTTCAAGGAGACGCGGGATGGCCGCTAG
- a CDS encoding DUF3618 domain-containing protein, producing MAASKAQLPRTSAALREEIERTRADLATSVSALREEVAEVTDWRQWVRKHPYTCVGTAFLVGYLVGSRR from the coding sequence ATGGCCGCTAGCAAGGCACAGCTGCCGCGCACCAGCGCGGCGCTTCGAGAGGAGATCGAGCGCACCCGGGCCGACCTGGCCACGTCGGTGAGCGCGCTGCGGGAAGAGGTGGCGGAGGTCACGGACTGGCGGCAGTGGGTGCGCAAGCATCCCTACACCTGCGTGGGGACCGCCTTCCTCGTCGGTTACCTGGTGGGCTCGCGGCGCTGA
- a CDS encoding YtxH domain-containing protein codes for MLSLKDLKKLDRDDVLDLIGLETRRTTAETALPALGIFAAGLLVGVGVGLLLADKPGTQLRGDLRQRIQGGQDKLASAINSARGTETHSGAGSTVPPGSRTT; via the coding sequence ATGCTGAGCCTGAAGGATTTGAAGAAGCTGGACAGGGACGACGTGCTGGACCTCATCGGCCTGGAGACGCGCCGCACGACGGCGGAGACGGCGCTGCCGGCGCTGGGCATCTTCGCGGCCGGCCTGCTGGTGGGCGTGGGCGTGGGCCTGCTGCTCGCGGACAAGCCGGGCACGCAGCTGCGCGGTGACTTGCGCCAGCGCATCCAGGGCGGTCAGGACAAGCTGGCCTCGGCCATCAACAGCGCGCGCGGTACGGAAACCCATTCCGGCGCGGGCTCCACGGTGCCGCCGGGTTCGCGCACCACCTGA
- a CDS encoding putative metal-binding motif-containing protein codes for MPRLPLLWVSMLALLQVHCTVPSLEDLWRERVFCPAGVEDCGMLRIQVEARGFVPGCLEIVAKDAASEETRAVTVPYRGTPLAGKTLTQGFSPPKAWSLEVAVSVQAFEHECMGTGVITKVREFVLSEGKTSDVEFTLEATDADGDGYVSTGTGGTDCDDEIAEVNPGASEICNYKDDDCDGEQDEGLGLAQACVSEAGCTGFTVCGGAGEVTCFTSPMQSAWADEDGDGHGDGARGPLLVCAGPLPPNRLVMFAPHDDCDDTHPGVHPGAQELCNGRDDNCTGGIDEGFNVGTACTEDKEGCPGVTRCDASGNGVECDAPRAAAWYPDEDSDSFGRTDAGVVSCLQPDAGFVRQGGDCDDGNPFTHPGAPEICDEQDNDCDGLTDQGTCMGAPGWSARSVGGGDWYAMGLWGSGGVWIVGSDSSRAWMQPGAGGFTFTPGKCSLDATPRTLASVWVHPQTGTAYIGGTDGLLTVQTPTSTSCAPFAPPSASGSTLGLKGFAGVDGGVVIFGVASLSNGASGGTFEWDGGSVTVPVQSYLNRPMAGVDGVSPDLLFAVGTGGGRGHILRGGAGKALWVSETGVPDAGGLNAIDVVTPRLAYAVGDNGTFLTWNGSAWRSSAAGPGTVDRLTGVLAFGANSIYVTSEEGRLYRYNGRSWSSSSLGVSLYAIDGSRPDDVWVVGRFGQVFHYPSWPR; via the coding sequence ATGCCCCGTCTCCCTTTGCTGTGGGTGTCCATGCTGGCGCTGCTCCAGGTGCACTGCACGGTGCCATCGCTGGAGGACCTCTGGCGCGAACGGGTCTTCTGCCCGGCGGGCGTCGAGGACTGCGGCATGTTGCGCATCCAGGTGGAGGCGCGGGGCTTCGTGCCCGGGTGTCTGGAGATCGTGGCGAAGGATGCCGCGAGCGAGGAGACGCGGGCGGTGACGGTTCCGTACCGGGGGACGCCGCTGGCGGGAAAGACGCTGACGCAGGGGTTCTCCCCGCCGAAGGCGTGGTCGCTCGAGGTGGCGGTGTCCGTGCAGGCCTTTGAACACGAATGCATGGGGACCGGAGTCATCACGAAGGTTCGTGAGTTCGTGCTGAGTGAGGGGAAGACCTCCGACGTCGAGTTCACGCTGGAGGCGACGGACGCGGATGGGGACGGCTACGTCAGCACGGGGACCGGCGGCACGGACTGCGATGACGAGATCGCGGAGGTGAATCCAGGGGCGTCAGAGATCTGCAACTACAAGGATGACGACTGTGACGGGGAGCAAGACGAAGGGTTGGGATTGGCGCAGGCGTGCGTTTCGGAGGCGGGGTGCACGGGCTTCACGGTCTGTGGCGGGGCTGGCGAGGTGACGTGCTTCACGAGCCCCATGCAGTCCGCCTGGGCGGATGAGGATGGGGACGGGCATGGAGATGGGGCGCGCGGGCCGTTGCTGGTCTGCGCGGGACCGTTGCCTCCGAACCGATTGGTGATGTTCGCGCCGCATGACGACTGTGATGACACCCATCCCGGCGTGCATCCGGGCGCGCAGGAGCTTTGCAACGGGCGGGACGACAACTGCACGGGAGGGATCGACGAAGGATTCAACGTGGGCACCGCCTGTACCGAGGACAAGGAGGGGTGCCCCGGAGTCACTCGCTGCGACGCCTCGGGCAACGGGGTCGAGTGCGATGCCCCAAGGGCCGCCGCCTGGTATCCGGATGAAGATTCCGACTCCTTCGGGCGGACGGATGCGGGCGTCGTGTCATGTCTACAGCCCGACGCTGGTTTCGTACGGCAGGGCGGAGACTGTGACGACGGCAACCCGTTCACCCACCCCGGAGCGCCTGAAATCTGCGACGAGCAAGACAACGACTGCGACGGCTTGACGGATCAGGGAACCTGCATGGGCGCTCCGGGATGGAGCGCTCGGAGCGTTGGCGGTGGGGACTGGTACGCGATGGGGCTCTGGGGGAGCGGAGGCGTCTGGATTGTCGGGAGCGACTCGTCGCGAGCCTGGATGCAGCCAGGAGCGGGTGGTTTTACTTTCACGCCGGGGAAGTGTTCCCTGGATGCGACCCCCCGAACCCTGGCGAGCGTCTGGGTTCATCCCCAGACCGGGACCGCCTATATCGGGGGGACAGACGGGCTGCTCACGGTCCAGACTCCGACCAGCACTTCTTGTGCCCCCTTCGCGCCTCCCAGTGCCTCAGGGAGCACATTGGGGCTGAAGGGGTTTGCCGGCGTGGATGGAGGCGTCGTCATCTTCGGCGTCGCGTCGTTGAGCAACGGTGCGAGTGGCGGCACCTTTGAATGGGACGGGGGGAGCGTGACCGTCCCCGTGCAGTCCTACTTGAACCGGCCCATGGCGGGGGTGGATGGCGTTTCGCCAGACCTGCTCTTCGCTGTCGGAACTGGCGGGGGGCGCGGCCATATCCTCCGCGGCGGTGCTGGGAAGGCCCTCTGGGTCTCGGAGACTGGCGTTCCGGACGCGGGAGGATTGAACGCCATCGATGTCGTGACACCCCGGCTGGCCTACGCCGTGGGAGACAATGGGACCTTCCTGACCTGGAATGGCAGCGCATGGCGCAGCAGTGCGGCCGGCCCTGGCACCGTGGACAGGCTGACCGGCGTGCTGGCGTTCGGAGCGAACTCCATCTACGTGACCTCGGAGGAGGGGCGTCTCTACCGGTACAATGGTCGGAGCTGGTCGTCCTCCTCCTTGGGCGTCAGCCTCTACGCGATCGACGGCTCCCGGCCCGATGACGTCTGGGTGGTCGGACGCTTCGGCCAAGTTTTCCATTACCCGTCCTGGCCGCGGTGA
- a CDS encoding adenylate/guanylate cyclase domain-containing protein translates to MQRLRIHSSGRRFLHRLGFSLVMAALFGCLLGLLVSQRVTRPTRPDETPAPLLSPSGLVDALSHGLDGGERVFYDWRIRQLGEVSERSDRVVLVSIDDETLAEAQQGPRADIAAYPWPRQVMGGMVHRLVEEGASVVMLDFAFPELSPRACVTPTRTGRGALSQDDDALRALLDQDPGHSVLAFRWGAEGTRSLPPTGRLWPYRVRLGSYPGATEARTRAQAVLALQRPAFLIPAGKGMEVWAGVADEGEGRSLGEQLGAAAASIQERRAADDAFRVAPSDLFLALASVQVTGLDPDKLLEVRQLQYPVTPLLGTGSGYGATTLPADPDGVVRGVPHLVAYSPRGGERHVLPSLPLAAAMRLAGTQKLRYADGRLYIGDSYSVPMDASGYSLLRWEAPSATRGARGPLARSIRAWNVMLNLFDAQAERPARFAHDLDGRAVILTNTSSYAPERRVTPIGPGIANGAVLGQALANILASDGITRAPPKVDMLATMALAFIGAFLALSCSWLLRSVGGAFLFVCVAVAAGAGYVAAAGYVFVHDKLWIAVAGPLWSGGLAFLVTTLYAFRTEQDVRDFVHSALGRYVSPEVARLVARDVSLMRPERRKMTVYLCDIEGFTRLSETLPPEQLVPLLNTFLTEMTAVVRATVGQVDKYIGDSVMAFWGAPVRTDRHAHLACEAALKLQAVLAQRQPLWEKQFGHRLSVRAGIDTGDLLVGDMGSELKSHYTVMGDAVGMAGRLESANKQYGTQVLVGEATAQLASDAYVFREVDRVLVRDRPQPVRVHELLGRKGEFSQEKQAGMALYEKALIAYHARDFLLAQELFRRCTVEHGDAVARVYVQRCQGLIQSPPPADWDGVIRWGRRSTDPR, encoded by the coding sequence GTGCAACGTCTCCGCATCCACTCCTCCGGCCGCCGCTTCCTGCATCGGCTCGGCTTCTCACTCGTCATGGCGGCCCTGTTCGGCTGCCTGCTGGGGTTGCTTGTCTCCCAGCGCGTCACGCGCCCCACGCGGCCGGACGAGACGCCCGCCCCCCTGCTGTCGCCCTCCGGGCTCGTGGACGCGCTGTCCCACGGGCTCGATGGGGGCGAGCGAGTCTTCTACGACTGGCGGATCCGCCAGCTCGGAGAGGTGTCCGAGCGCTCCGACCGCGTCGTGCTCGTCTCCATCGACGACGAGACCCTCGCCGAGGCCCAGCAAGGCCCCCGCGCCGACATCGCCGCGTACCCGTGGCCGCGCCAGGTCATGGGCGGCATGGTCCACCGGTTGGTGGAGGAGGGCGCCTCCGTGGTGATGCTGGACTTCGCCTTCCCGGAGCTGAGCCCCCGCGCCTGCGTCACCCCCACGCGCACGGGCCGGGGCGCCCTGTCCCAGGACGACGACGCGCTGCGGGCCCTGCTGGATCAGGACCCCGGCCACTCCGTGCTCGCCTTCCGCTGGGGCGCCGAGGGCACCCGCTCGCTGCCCCCCACGGGCCGCCTGTGGCCCTACCGCGTCCGCCTGGGCAGCTACCCCGGCGCCACCGAGGCCCGCACCCGCGCGCAGGCCGTCCTCGCCCTCCAGCGCCCCGCGTTCCTCATCCCCGCGGGCAAGGGCATGGAGGTCTGGGCAGGCGTCGCCGACGAGGGCGAGGGCCGCAGCCTGGGCGAGCAGCTGGGCGCGGCCGCCGCGTCCATCCAGGAGCGCCGCGCGGCGGACGACGCCTTCCGCGTGGCGCCGTCGGACCTGTTCCTCGCGCTGGCTTCCGTGCAGGTGACCGGGTTGGACCCCGACAAGCTCCTGGAGGTCCGCCAGCTCCAGTACCCGGTGACGCCGCTGCTCGGCACCGGCAGCGGCTATGGCGCCACCACGCTGCCCGCGGACCCCGACGGCGTGGTGCGCGGCGTGCCCCACCTCGTCGCCTACAGCCCGCGCGGCGGCGAGCGCCATGTCCTGCCCTCCCTGCCGCTGGCCGCCGCCATGCGCCTCGCGGGCACGCAGAAGCTGCGGTACGCGGACGGGCGGCTCTACATCGGCGACTCGTACTCCGTGCCCATGGATGCGTCCGGCTACAGCCTCCTGCGGTGGGAGGCTCCATCCGCCACGCGGGGGGCCCGGGGGCCGCTCGCCCGCTCCATCCGCGCGTGGAACGTGATGCTCAACCTCTTCGACGCGCAGGCGGAGCGGCCCGCGCGCTTCGCCCACGACCTGGACGGCCGCGCCGTCATCCTCACCAACACCAGCAGCTACGCGCCGGAGCGGCGGGTGACGCCCATTGGCCCCGGCATCGCCAACGGCGCCGTGCTGGGGCAGGCGCTCGCCAACATCCTCGCCTCGGACGGCATCACCCGCGCGCCGCCGAAGGTGGACATGCTCGCCACCATGGCGCTCGCGTTCATCGGCGCGTTCCTGGCGCTGTCTTGCAGCTGGCTGCTCCGCTCCGTGGGCGGCGCGTTCCTCTTCGTCTGCGTGGCGGTGGCGGCGGGGGCGGGCTACGTCGCCGCCGCGGGCTACGTGTTCGTCCACGACAAGCTGTGGATCGCCGTGGCCGGCCCGCTGTGGTCCGGCGGGCTCGCGTTCCTGGTGACCACGCTCTACGCCTTCCGCACCGAACAGGACGTGCGCGACTTCGTGCACAGCGCGCTGGGCCGCTACGTCAGCCCGGAGGTGGCGCGGCTGGTGGCGCGCGACGTGAGCCTGATGCGGCCGGAGCGCCGGAAGATGACGGTGTACCTCTGCGACATCGAGGGCTTCACCCGCCTGTCCGAGACGCTCCCCCCGGAGCAGCTGGTGCCGCTGCTCAACACCTTCCTCACGGAGATGACCGCGGTGGTGCGCGCCACGGTGGGGCAGGTGGACAAGTACATCGGTGATTCGGTGATGGCCTTCTGGGGCGCGCCCGTGCGCACGGACCGCCACGCGCATCTGGCCTGCGAGGCGGCGCTGAAGCTCCAGGCGGTGCTCGCGCAGAGGCAGCCCCTCTGGGAGAAGCAGTTCGGCCACCGGCTGTCGGTGCGCGCCGGCATCGACACGGGCGACCTGCTGGTGGGCGACATGGGCAGCGAGCTCAAGTCCCACTACACCGTCATGGGTGACGCGGTGGGCATGGCGGGCCGGCTGGAGTCCGCCAACAAGCAGTACGGCACCCAGGTGCTCGTGGGAGAGGCCACCGCGCAGCTGGCCAGCGACGCCTACGTCTTCCGCGAGGTGGACCGCGTGCTCGTGCGCGACCGTCCCCAGCCCGTGCGCGTGCACGAGCTGCTGGGCCGCAAGGGCGAGTTCTCCCAGGAGAAGCAGGCGGGCATGGCCCTCTACGAGAAGGCCCTCATCGCCTACCACGCGCGGGACTTCCTGTTGGCGCAGGAGCTGTTCCGCCGGTGCACCGTGGAGCACGGCGACGCGGTGGCGCGCGTCTACGTCCAGCGCTGCCAGGGCCTCATCCAGAGTCCGCCGCCCGCGGACTGGGACGGCGTCATCCGCTGGGGCCGGCGGAGCACGGATCCCCGCTAG
- a CDS encoding (2Fe-2S) ferredoxin domain-containing protein, with the protein MKRYRMSVCKGSSCRAGGSDAVHVAAREALAEAGLQARCELYRGGCYGFCHMGPNVVVREDTGRKRDPLSPEDYQLMGWPGEVYYSGMTAEKMRRVVAEHIQADEPVRELFGQPDSGDDG; encoded by the coding sequence GTGAAGCGCTACCGGATGTCGGTGTGCAAGGGCTCCAGTTGCCGCGCGGGCGGCTCGGACGCGGTGCACGTGGCGGCGCGCGAGGCGCTGGCGGAGGCCGGGCTCCAGGCGCGCTGTGAGCTGTACCGGGGCGGCTGCTACGGCTTCTGCCACATGGGGCCCAACGTGGTGGTGCGCGAGGACACGGGCCGCAAGCGGGACCCGCTGTCCCCGGAGGACTACCAGCTCATGGGGTGGCCCGGAGAGGTGTACTACTCGGGGATGACGGCGGAGAAGATGCGCCGCGTGGTGGCCGAGCACATCCAGGCGGATGAGCCCGTGCGTGAGCTGTTCGGTCAGCCGGACTCCGGCGACGACGGCTGA
- a CDS encoding NuoI/complex I 23 kDa subunit family protein, whose protein sequence is MAFNASQDPRTDLRERMYIPELLRGLAITTKHFFRNMFGTRDPNPQVVDRTGMNLMTTVEYPEEKPIYPEGYRGLHRLVPREDGKPRCVACYMCATICPAQCIYIEAGEYETADADSESAVIEKYPTQFVIDELRCIVCGLCVEACPKDAIRMDTYMHTPSEYNRQNFVYDIPKLLKGPAVSHPSDPWNKRDSSEEPHHVHKEAHTRIGEGHADPGKHAQLPAGHGHAKVGAGQTVVTQQGPIQVTKFLK, encoded by the coding sequence ATGGCGTTCAATGCTTCCCAGGATCCGCGCACGGACCTCCGCGAGCGGATGTACATCCCGGAGCTGCTGCGCGGTCTGGCCATCACGACCAAGCACTTCTTCCGCAACATGTTCGGCACGCGCGACCCCAACCCCCAGGTGGTGGATCGCACGGGCATGAACCTGATGACGACGGTGGAGTACCCGGAAGAGAAGCCCATCTATCCGGAGGGCTACCGGGGTCTGCACCGGCTGGTGCCGCGCGAGGACGGCAAGCCGCGCTGCGTGGCCTGCTACATGTGCGCGACCATCTGCCCGGCGCAGTGCATCTACATCGAGGCGGGTGAGTACGAGACGGCAGACGCGGATTCGGAGTCCGCGGTCATCGAGAAGTACCCCACCCAGTTCGTCATCGACGAGCTGCGCTGCATCGTGTGCGGCCTGTGCGTGGAGGCGTGCCCCAAGGACGCCATCCGCATGGACACGTACATGCACACGCCGTCCGAGTACAACCGGCAGAACTTCGTCTACGACATCCCCAAGCTGCTCAAGGGGCCGGCGGTGTCGCACCCGTCCGACCCCTGGAACAAGCGCGACAGCTCCGAGGAGCCGCACCACGTCCACAAGGAAGCGCACACGCGCATCGGCGAGGGACACGCGGACCCTGGCAAGCACGCGCAGCTGCCCGCGGGCCACGGCCACGCGAAGGTGGGCGCCGGGCAGACGGTGGTGACGCAGCAGGGTCCCATCCAGGTGACGAAGTTCCTCAAGTAG
- a CDS encoding complex I subunit 1/NuoH family protein encodes MNRILTMLFAMAFIIFAVAGGVASAYLVGYLAEEYLFEGASRLTNIIFLMLVFVMITATLLTLAERKWSAFMQDRVGPNRARLAIPGLSNRSLGGIPHIITDVLKMLTKEDFVPGTANRFLFNLGPILAFAPVFALFAVVPAGPTVSVFGKTVDMVVATPDFGMLYLLAIASLAVYGTSLAGWSSNNKFALLGGVRASAQMISYEVALGLSLVGLFLAFSSVQLPTLVGDVGNALVSGTGQAKYLWRTDGGFDLGLPAWGIFIQPLGFIGFFVASFAETKRAPFDAPEGESEIIGYFVEYSGMKFGMFMISEFVEVVVLAGVTTSLFFGGHHLPFGGEWLAAQPFMQEHGWVYGTLLGTVFWIKVILLIWVQLVIRWTFPRFRYDQIQNLGWKILLPVGLANVFISGALVLWDPSLRALGVVGLLEIGFVLALTLTSGAKAEDAHDTANGHGHDAHGHDAHGLPAHADPHSHSPAGAH; translated from the coding sequence ATGAACCGCATCCTGACCATGCTGTTCGCCATGGCCTTCATCATCTTCGCCGTCGCCGGCGGAGTGGCCTCGGCGTATCTGGTGGGCTACCTCGCGGAGGAGTACCTCTTCGAGGGGGCCAGCCGCCTGACGAACATCATCTTCCTGATGCTCGTCTTCGTGATGATCACCGCGACGCTGCTCACGCTCGCCGAGCGCAAGTGGAGCGCGTTCATGCAGGACCGCGTGGGCCCCAACCGCGCGCGCCTGGCCATCCCCGGCCTGTCCAACCGCTCCCTGGGCGGCATCCCGCACATCATCACCGACGTGCTGAAGATGCTGACCAAGGAGGACTTCGTCCCCGGCACCGCCAACCGCTTCCTGTTCAACCTGGGCCCCATCCTCGCGTTCGCGCCGGTGTTCGCGCTGTTCGCGGTGGTGCCGGCCGGGCCGACGGTGTCGGTGTTCGGCAAGACGGTGGACATGGTCGTCGCCACGCCGGACTTCGGCATGCTGTACCTGCTCGCCATCGCGTCGCTCGCCGTGTACGGCACGTCGCTGGCGGGCTGGTCCTCCAACAACAAGTTCGCGCTGCTGGGCGGCGTGCGCGCCTCCGCGCAGATGATCTCCTACGAGGTGGCGCTGGGCCTGTCGCTCGTGGGCCTGTTCCTGGCGTTCTCCTCCGTGCAGCTGCCCACGCTGGTGGGTGACGTGGGCAACGCGCTCGTGTCCGGCACCGGCCAGGCGAAGTACCTGTGGCGCACCGACGGCGGCTTCGACCTGGGCCTGCCGGCGTGGGGCATCTTCATCCAGCCGCTGGGCTTCATCGGCTTCTTCGTGGCGTCCTTCGCGGAGACCAAGCGCGCCCCGTTCGACGCGCCGGAAGGCGAGTCGGAGATCATCGGTTACTTCGTGGAGTACTCCGGCATGAAGTTCGGCATGTTCATGATCTCCGAGTTCGTGGAGGTCGTGGTGCTGGCCGGCGTGACGACGTCGCTCTTCTTCGGCGGGCACCACCTGCCCTTCGGCGGCGAGTGGCTGGCGGCGCAGCCGTTCATGCAGGAGCACGGCTGGGTGTACGGCACGCTCCTGGGCACGGTGTTCTGGATCAAGGTCATCCTGCTCATCTGGGTGCAGCTGGTCATCCGCTGGACCTTCCCGCGCTTCCGTTACGATCAGATCCAGAACCTGGGCTGGAAGATCCTCCTGCCCGTGGGCCTGGCCAACGTGTTCATCAGCGGCGCGCTGGTGCTGTGGGATCCGTCCCTGCGGGCGCTGGGCGTGGTGGGCCTCCTGGAGATCGGCTTCGTGCTGGCGCTGACGCTGACGTCGGGCGCGAAGGCGGAGGACGCGCACGACACGGCGAACGGCCATGGGCACGACGCGCACGGACACGACGCGCACGGCCTGCCGGCGCACGCGGATCCCCACTCCCATTCCCCGGCGGGCGCGCACTAG
- a CDS encoding 2Fe-2S iron-sulfur cluster-binding protein → MSDNDTKKPTGDAQTPPKGAPTDSPAAKVGAEPSNPPAGAKLDTPPAAASGPTGTPPPKPAAPAGGPPPKPQPKNPGFVTAVIDGREVVVKPGTNMIEAAKTVGSEIPYYCYHPRLSIAANCRICLIEASNAPKLVPACQTPMAEGQVIKTTTPKVKEQQRAVMEFLLLNHPVDCSICDQAGECKLQDYYMKYDYRPSRLEGTKALKHKRKVLGPRVVLDQERCIICTRCVRFMNEIPKEPQLGVFGRGSHERIDVFPGNELDSNYSLNTVDVCPVGALLSRDFRFKARSWFLSATPSVCTGCSRGCNISADWMSQDTYRYRPRENEAINKSWMCDQGRLSYKDLNTGRVLAARVGRGLQAPGTVQPVLTRKDAAVGAAKALKPLAGSKQLAVLASPLASNEDLLAGLTFAKTVLGATAVFVGGRAQGKADHYLMTADKNPNRQGLALIAKGLGLTLRTFDELTPAINAGQVKALYAVGTEVPTDAAAFAEVVAKLEVFVAQAQNDSPVTAQATVLLPAAAHIEDEGTFTQQDGITQRFRKAYPPKGDAAPHWKWATELTRELGGDAAHASARDVWRALSGQVSEFAAFNWDKASPPDREKPGINPLPSSADGRPPGYREFGAPRVRGI, encoded by the coding sequence GTGAGCGACAACGACACGAAGAAGCCCACCGGTGACGCGCAGACGCCCCCCAAGGGCGCCCCCACCGACTCGCCCGCGGCCAAGGTCGGCGCGGAGCCGTCCAACCCGCCCGCCGGCGCGAAGCTGGACACCCCGCCCGCGGCCGCCAGCGGCCCCACCGGCACGCCTCCGCCGAAGCCCGCGGCGCCGGCCGGCGGCCCTCCGCCCAAGCCGCAGCCCAAGAACCCGGGCTTCGTGACGGCGGTCATCGACGGCCGGGAAGTCGTGGTGAAGCCGGGGACGAACATGATCGAGGCGGCCAAGACGGTCGGCTCGGAGATCCCCTACTACTGCTACCACCCGCGCCTCTCCATCGCGGCCAACTGCCGCATCTGCCTCATCGAGGCGTCCAACGCGCCCAAGCTCGTCCCCGCCTGCCAGACGCCCATGGCCGAGGGTCAGGTCATCAAGACCACGACCCCCAAGGTCAAGGAGCAGCAGCGCGCGGTGATGGAGTTCCTGCTGCTCAACCACCCGGTCGACTGCTCCATCTGCGACCAGGCCGGTGAGTGCAAGCTGCAGGACTACTACATGAAGTACGACTACCGGCCGTCCCGGCTGGAGGGCACCAAGGCCCTCAAGCACAAGCGCAAGGTGCTGGGGCCCCGCGTGGTGCTGGACCAGGAGCGCTGCATCATCTGCACGCGCTGCGTCCGCTTCATGAACGAGATCCCGAAGGAGCCGCAGCTGGGCGTCTTCGGCCGCGGGAGCCACGAGCGCATCGACGTGTTCCCGGGCAACGAGCTGGACAGCAACTACTCGCTCAACACCGTGGACGTGTGCCCGGTGGGCGCGCTGCTCAGCCGCGACTTCCGCTTCAAGGCGCGCTCCTGGTTCCTGTCCGCCACGCCGTCCGTCTGCACGGGCTGCTCGCGCGGCTGCAACATCTCCGCGGACTGGATGTCCCAGGACACCTACCGCTACCGCCCGCGCGAGAACGAGGCCATCAACAAGAGCTGGATGTGCGACCAGGGCCGCCTGTCGTACAAGGACCTGAACACGGGACGCGTGCTCGCCGCCCGGGTGGGCCGCGGCCTGCAGGCCCCCGGCACGGTGCAGCCGGTGCTCACGCGCAAGGACGCGGCGGTGGGCGCGGCCAAGGCGCTCAAGCCGCTGGCGGGCTCCAAGCAGCTGGCCGTCCTGGCCTCGCCGCTCGCCTCCAACGAGGACCTGCTCGCGGGCCTGACGTTCGCCAAGACGGTGCTGGGCGCGACGGCGGTGTTCGTGGGCGGCCGGGCGCAGGGCAAGGCCGACCACTACCTGATGACGGCGGACAAGAACCCCAACCGCCAGGGCCTGGCGCTCATCGCCAAGGGCCTGGGGCTGACGCTGCGCACCTTCGACGAGCTCACCCCCGCCATCAACGCGGGCCAGGTGAAGGCGCTCTACGCGGTGGGCACCGAGGTCCCGACGGACGCGGCCGCCTTCGCGGAGGTCGTCGCGAAGCTGGAGGTGTTCGTCGCCCAGGCGCAGAACGACTCCCCCGTCACGGCGCAGGCCACGGTGCTGCTGCCGGCCGCCGCGCACATCGAGGACGAGGGCACCTTCACCCAGCAGGACGGCATCACCCAGCGCTTCCGCAAGGCGTACCCGCCCAAGGGTGACGCGGCGCCGCACTGGAAGTGGGCCACGGAGCTGACGCGCGAATTGGGCGGCGACGCCGCTCACGCCTCCGCGCGCGACGTGTGGCGGGCGCTCTCGGGCCAGGTCTCCGAGTTCGCCGCGTTCAACTGGGACAAGGCCTCTCCGCCGGACCGGGAGAAGCCGGGCATCAATCCGCTGCCGTCGAGTGCCGACGGCCGTCCGCCGGGCTACCGCGAGTTCGGCGCGCCGCGCGTGAGGGGCATCTGA